In the genome of Spirochaetia bacterium, one region contains:
- a CDS encoding nitroreductase family protein → MDTVLENILTRTSVRSYTEKKIDSQTLELLLKAGMAAPSAMNRQPWRFILITERAVLDSLATRLPYAKMAAEAQAGIVVCGDMDATGEGEKDLMWVSDCSAATENILLAAHALGLGAVWTAVYPVRDRMETVVDVLHLPSKIVPLCFVPVGYPVGTERVKEKFKKDNIHLNRW, encoded by the coding sequence ATGGATACGGTTCTTGAAAACATACTGACGAGAACGAGCGTCAGGAGCTATACAGAAAAGAAAATTGATTCACAGACGCTTGAACTGTTGCTAAAAGCAGGAATGGCTGCTCCTTCTGCCATGAACAGGCAGCCCTGGCGCTTCATTCTAATTACGGAAAGGGCTGTCCTTGATTCTTTGGCAACCAGACTTCCATATGCAAAGATGGCAGCAGAGGCACAGGCGGGAATAGTAGTCTGTGGTGACATGGATGCAACAGGAGAGGGGGAAAAGGACCTTATGTGGGTTTCTGATTGTTCGGCAGCAACAGAGAACATCCTTCTGGCGGCACATGCTCTTGGACTGGGAGCTGTGTGGACAGCTGTATATCCTGTGAGAGACCGGATGGAGACTGTTGTTGATGTATTGCATCTGCCCTCCAAGATAGTTCCTCTTTGTTTTGTTCCTGTCGGATATCCGGTGGGTACGGAACGCGTAAAAGAAAAATTCAAGAAAGACAACATTCATTTGAATCGATGGTAA
- a CDS encoding P-II family nitrogen regulator: MIDRNGNTTTVFRPGKLLLTIIGRHQGERLVNAGRAAGAMGGTILLGRGTATNRVLAALGIGDTAKDVLLTLLDDGQTEAVKSAHISAAKEDTRHLTGIGMLLDVAGILRQKEHDEMENHANERMGGTMETKWKLISVIVNQGYADEAMVAARKAGAEGGTILTGRGTGTEKDVKFFGISLVPEKELLLILSQSEKVERILNAMRCETCLQEPGSGIVFCMAVEDFFPLGK, encoded by the coding sequence ATGATAGACAGAAACGGAAATACAACTACGGTTTTTCGTCCTGGAAAACTATTGCTGACCATTATCGGAAGGCATCAGGGGGAACGTTTAGTCAACGCAGGAAGGGCCGCAGGGGCAATGGGAGGAACAATTCTGCTTGGGCGTGGTACCGCTACCAATCGAGTGCTTGCGGCGTTGGGTATAGGTGATACGGCCAAAGATGTTTTGCTTACGCTTCTTGATGATGGTCAGACTGAAGCTGTCAAATCTGCGCATATTTCGGCTGCAAAAGAAGATACTAGACACTTGACAGGCATAGGAATGTTGCTTGATGTCGCCGGAATTTTACGACAAAAGGAGCATGACGAAATGGAAAACCATGCCAATGAAAGGATGGGGGGAACAATGGAAACAAAATGGAAATTGATATCCGTCATTGTCAACCAGGGATATGCAGATGAAGCAATGGTTGCGGCGCGTAAAGCAGGAGCTGAGGGCGGGACAATCCTTACCGGAAGGGGCACAGGAACAGAAAAGGATGTGAAATTCTTCGGTATCAGTCTGGTACCGGAGAAAGAGCTGCTGCTGATCCTTTCTCAAAGCGAGAAGGTGGAACGGATATTGAATGCGATGCGCTGTGAGACATGTTTGCAGGAACCTGGAAGCGGAATTGTATTCTGTATGGCTGTAGAAGATTTTTTCCCTTTGGGAAAATAA
- a CDS encoding DUF1538 domain-containing protein, which translates to MNLLTKLKDTMISVVPLMVIVLILHFFVFPLPKTILMDFLIGGILLILGLSVFLLGAEIGMVPIGQKVGSSLTRKRNLPLILVIGFVVGFALSVAEPDIQVLASQVTDADASITCTSLIMMISIGVGLFVSMAFARTIFQVPLKWLFSVFYGIVFILTAVVRPEFVGIAFDAGGATTGPMTVPFIMALGLGVASVRRNVSTSSVENDSFGFVGVASIGPILAVLLMGLISDGAAGTTSQAVSVEAFSTGTIIQHFLRLLPGISKEALKALLPLSFILLAFQVTLLHMPRHQVKKTILGLFYTFVGLVVFLVGTNGGFMPAGKALGAGIGNLGDGWALFPIGLLFGAVVVCAEPAVWVLTDQVEEVSGGHIRRPVMLITLAIGVGTAVALSMLRVVAGINLVWFLLAGYGIALIMTFFCPPLFTAIAFDSGGVATGPLSSTFILSFALGASAAFDGNPTTDAFGILAMIAMTPLIAIQTLGLIYKKKQHTMKKLKDRHKAQTASVRDKR; encoded by the coding sequence GTGAACCTGCTGACAAAACTTAAAGATACGATGATTTCCGTTGTTCCCCTCATGGTGATTGTATTGATTCTTCATTTTTTTGTATTTCCTTTGCCGAAAACCATACTTATGGACTTTCTCATCGGAGGTATCTTGCTGATTCTTGGTTTGTCTGTTTTTCTTCTTGGTGCCGAAATTGGAATGGTACCCATTGGACAGAAAGTAGGTTCTTCCTTGACAAGGAAAAGGAATCTTCCTCTTATACTTGTCATTGGATTTGTTGTTGGTTTTGCCCTTTCCGTTGCGGAGCCAGATATCCAAGTCCTTGCATCCCAGGTCACAGACGCCGATGCTTCCATTACTTGTACTTCTCTGATCATGATGATTTCTATCGGTGTGGGATTGTTTGTCTCGATGGCTTTTGCAAGAACTATTTTTCAGGTTCCGCTTAAATGGTTGTTTTCTGTTTTTTATGGTATTGTCTTTATCTTGACGGCAGTAGTGCGTCCTGAATTCGTGGGGATTGCTTTTGATGCCGGAGGTGCTACGACAGGTCCGATGACAGTTCCTTTTATCATGGCACTCGGACTTGGTGTAGCCTCTGTCAGGAGAAATGTATCTACTTCAAGCGTAGAGAATGATAGCTTCGGATTTGTAGGTGTTGCTTCTATCGGTCCAATTCTTGCCGTTTTGTTAATGGGACTGATTTCCGACGGTGCAGCGGGGACTACTTCACAAGCCGTCTCTGTCGAGGCATTTTCCACAGGAACTATCATTCAACATTTTCTGAGGTTGTTGCCTGGTATATCCAAAGAAGCACTGAAAGCATTGCTTCCGCTTTCCTTTATTCTCCTTGCGTTTCAAGTGACATTGCTCCATATGCCGAGGCACCAAGTGAAGAAGACCATCCTTGGCTTATTCTATACGTTTGTTGGATTGGTAGTATTCCTTGTCGGAACCAATGGTGGGTTTATGCCTGCAGGGAAGGCCTTGGGAGCAGGAATCGGTAACTTGGGTGACGGATGGGCTCTTTTTCCCATTGGATTGTTGTTCGGTGCAGTAGTAGTATGCGCCGAACCGGCTGTCTGGGTCCTGACCGATCAGGTTGAAGAGGTATCTGGAGGACACATCCGACGTCCCGTGATGCTGATTACACTTGCGATAGGAGTCGGTACAGCCGTTGCACTTTCGATGTTGCGGGTCGTCGCCGGCATAAACCTTGTGTGGTTTTTGCTTGCGGGATATGGCATCGCCTTGATTATGACCTTTTTTTGTCCTCCTTTATTTACAGCTATTGCATTTGATTCTGGTGGTGTAGCTACAGGACCGCTGTCTTCGACCTTTATCCTGTCGTTCGCTCTAGGAGCGTCAGCAGCTTTTGATGGCAATCCGACAACCGATGCGTTCGGCATACTTGCAATGATTGCGATGACGCCGTTGATTGCAATTCAGACGCTTGGTTTGATTTATAAGAAAAAGCAACATACAATGAAAAAGCTTAAGGACCGGCATAAGGCGCAAACAGCATCTGTGAGGGACAAAAGATGA
- a CDS encoding ATP-binding protein, with product MHFIPRQAEQTLKRLANSFPAVLVVGARQTGKTTLIRNSAVALSANYVTFDDINEIQSVAADAKTYLEFHRSPVIFDEIQHVPNLFPYLKMEIDENRHPGMFFLTGSQRFSMMKHVTESLAGRIGILQLPGISLRERLADTCTEPFVPSKQFLVRRTVPARIDSIGTLWTMIQKGSYPEIVTGNVLPEDFYGSYLQTYIERDVRQLTQVADELQFSNFVVAVAARTGHLVNYADLARDIGISEVTAKKWLSILVTSGLVYLLQPYSANVEKRVVKTPKLYFMDTGLAAFLTKWRTSEVLMTGAMAGTYFETFVVTEIIKSYLNAGQIPPVYFYRDKDKIEIDLLIESEGTLYPVEIKKTVSPAKKDIAAFSILSRIRNVNIGTGAVICPCTKLGILSSDVYTVPVDYI from the coding sequence ATGCATTTTATCCCACGTCAGGCAGAACAGACTTTAAAAAGGCTTGCAAATTCATTTCCGGCTGTATTGGTTGTAGGTGCACGTCAGACAGGAAAAACGACGTTGATCAGGAACTCAGCAGTTGCTTTATCTGCGAACTATGTAACATTTGATGATATTAATGAAATACAATCCGTTGCGGCCGATGCCAAGACATATCTCGAGTTCCATCGTTCCCCTGTTATCTTTGATGAGATACAGCATGTGCCGAATCTTTTTCCATACCTGAAAATGGAAATTGATGAAAACCGTCATCCCGGGATGTTTTTCTTGACAGGCAGCCAGCGTTTTTCAATGATGAAACATGTTACAGAAAGCCTTGCCGGACGTATTGGCATTTTGCAATTGCCTGGTATTTCTTTGAGAGAACGTTTGGCTGATACATGTACTGAACCCTTTGTACCGTCGAAACAATTCCTTGTTCGACGTACCGTTCCTGCCAGAATCGATTCGATCGGAACTTTATGGACGATGATCCAGAAAGGTTCTTATCCTGAAATCGTTACAGGAAATGTTCTGCCGGAAGATTTCTATGGTTCCTATCTGCAGACGTATATAGAACGGGATGTCCGACAGCTGACGCAGGTTGCTGATGAACTTCAGTTCAGTAACTTTGTCGTTGCTGTAGCTGCGCGGACTGGCCATTTGGTCAATTATGCAGATTTGGCACGCGATATTGGCATCAGTGAAGTAACTGCCAAGAAATGGCTTTCAATTCTTGTTACTTCGGGATTGGTATATTTGCTTCAGCCATATTCGGCAAATGTAGAGAAGCGGGTCGTAAAGACTCCGAAACTTTATTTCATGGACACTGGTCTTGCTGCGTTTCTAACGAAATGGCGTACGTCTGAAGTCTTGATGACGGGTGCAATGGCAGGGACTTATTTTGAGACTTTCGTCGTGACCGAGATTATAAAAAGTTATTTGAATGCAGGACAGATACCGCCGGTTTATTTCTATCGGGATAAGGATAAGATTGAAATAGATCTGCTTATAGAATCAGAAGGTACATTATACCCTGTGGAAATAAAAAAAACAGTAAGCCCTGCAAAAAAAGATATTGCTGCTTTTTCCATATTGTCACGTATCAGGAATGTAAACATAGGAACAGGAGCTGTTATCTGTCCCTGTACCAAGTTGGGTATCCTGAGCTCTGATGTGTATACGGTACCAGTTGATTATATCTGA